The following are encoded in a window of Dysidea avara chromosome 4, odDysAvar1.4, whole genome shotgun sequence genomic DNA:
- the LOC136252009 gene encoding protein NLRC3-like isoform X1, with protein sequence MDQGKINAYGSDCPALRDLLNNVVPFVASKWYELGLQLLDQKYERELATIEASDVKNDVKTCCRKMFSKWLDTDNQASWNKVIEALAVIELNSVASAVEQLLMVQDTEGRKKVKSKKREAIRQKLLATTTSGAGSDEQKGGISQSISRKSPAVVDWLSEFMKVQYCSMRLKKRGEEQDSWPPVKTKSYTTLALMYQKDLQTSEETTQTIFLRTKGDISDIPKKANSQQFTDIVQLFDCQSGSVPNCILIEGHPGIGKTTLVKEICIEWAEGKLLTSDKLVFLLLLRDPNVQRIKNIQQLIKHFVQSTSKVMQLHSYLEDTNGADVTLIIDGFDELNSKLRTESFFKQLLEKKVLPKTKIVVTSRPIASACLHSIIDRRVEILGFDQTSRKQYVNEALQDSPSKLEKLQIHFQQYPNIDAICYIPLLMSIIVFLCMCQPEDLPPTACKMYQSFVLHTICHYLKRTKRITEDEHTNEVEQLPQPVQQTLQHLGKLAFDSLLEDKIVFAMDEVPDMCEEDPTCYGLLQCVRFYCPGEIGTMTKSFNFLHLGIQEYFAATYVATLPESEVLALLKDSFLTTTSVGGFPDDNCVRLSNMWIMYCGVTSGQCNSLHHHIATCREPNLPVLLVHKGFLVSGKHDANSYKVDTKMTSKNNIVSNEQGSSSNQVGYASVAVSQNILEDPYKILYLYQCFQEAQDDYVCGALANSFCNGKVNISGYVLTFQLVGLGFFLSHSPGKWKELRLCDSNIGDYGIQILHHYLCGDQTRKQEIKMIDLTNNNLTMVSSPLIGDIISQLQPHTIVLDGNKLHNMRDISTAIVSTITVKVLNMSHTHLTSQDASAIRDMMSCLVELDISDNKLDDAAAVILSEGIKESNTLRSFLIHQNEIGALGAKAIADKLTHNTSLEVLNLNSNNIYNSGATAFAASIAINKTITKLYINFSRIRNAGAIALSTSLVKNTSLEVLCIKGNYISDSGASAFAKVIATNKVLKILDISQNKIRATGAIVFAKSLTQNISLERLYISNNGISQEGATAIAEAITNNATLKELELCSDHTIDEESYMKLLKSLHCNNSIYKLKLFDLLQNCDSAKRELEMINSKRRKINVKELECPLPDTYSLLFGEYMHTSPCQ encoded by the exons ATGGATCAAGGAAAGATCAACGCATACG GTTCTGATTGTCCTGCACTGAGAGACCTACTAAATAATGTAGTACCTTTCGTTGCCAGCAAGTGGTATGAACTAGGATTACAGTTGTTAGACCAAAAATATGAGAGAGAACTAGCTACAATTGAAGCATCTGATGTGAAGAATGATGTTAAAACATGCTGCAGgaagatgtttagtaaatggcTTGACACTGATAACCAAGCTAGTTGGAATAAAGTGATAGAAGCTCTTGCTGTTATCGAATTAAACAGTGTTGCCAGTGCAGTTGAGCAGCTGTTAATGGTACAAG ACACCGAGGGGAGAAAGAAGGTAAAGTCAAAGAAGAGAGAAGCTATAAGACAGAAGCTTTTAGCTACTACTACATCAG GTGCTGGCAGTGATGAGCAGAAAGGTGGAATATCACAGTCCATATCAAGAAAATCACCTGCAG TGGTTGATTGGCTGAGTGAATTTATGAAGGTACAATACTGCAGTATGAGACTTAAGAAACGTGGAGAAGAGCAAGACTCCTGGCCACCTGTTAAAACGAAGTCTTACACTACATTGGCTCTCATGTATCAGAAAGATTTACAAACAAGTGAAGAAACAACACAAACCATTTTCTTGCGTACAAAAGGAGACATTTCGGATATACCTAAAAAGGCTAATTCCCAACAGTTTACTGACATTGTACAATTGTTCGACTGTCAATCTGGTAGTGTTCCTAATTGTATCCTCATCGAGGGTCATCCTGGAATAGGAAAAACAACTCTTGTTAAAGAGATCTGCATTGAATGGGCTGAAGGAAAACTGCTTACCTCTGACAAACTGGTATTCCTCCTGTTGTTGAGAGATCCTAATGTACAGAGAATAAAAAACATACAGCAACTTATAAAGCATTTCGTACAGTCCACCAGTAAGGTAATGCAACTACACAGTTATTTAGAAGACACTAATGGAGCTGATGTTACCTTGATCATTGATGGTTTTGATGAACTGAACAGCAAATTACGCACAGAATCATTCTTTAAACAACTACTTGAAAAGAAAGTATTGCCCAAAACTAAGATAGTAGTGACATCACGACCTATTGCTTCTGCTTGTCTTCATAGTATCATAGACAGAAGGGTTGAAATTCTTGGGTTTGACCAAACTAGCAGAAAGCAATATGTAAATGAAGCCTTACAGGATTCTCCTTCAAAGCTAGAGAAGTTACAGATACACTTTCAACAATATCCAAACATCGATGCAATTTGCTATATTCCTTTATTAATGTCCATCATTGTGTTTCTTTGTATGTGTCAACCAGAGGACCTGCCACCAACGGCTTGTAAAATGTATCAAAGTTTTGTATTACACACAATTTGTCATTACCTTAAAAGAACAAAGAGGATTACTGAAGATGAACACACCAATGAAGTGGAACAATTACCACAGCCGGTCCAGCAAACACTACAACACCTGGGGAAACTTGCATTTGATAGTCTTCTAGAGGATAAAATTGTGTTTGCAATGGATGAAGTACCTGACATGTGCGAGGAGGATCCTACTTGTTATGGACTATTACAATGTGTTCGATTTTATTGTCCAGGTGAAATTGGCACTATGACAAAATCATTTAATTTTCTTCACCTAGGAATACAAGAATATTTTGCTGCCACATATGTAGCAACTTTACCAGAAAGTGAGGTGCTTGCTCTCCTGAAAGATTCATTCCTTACTACCACATCTGTAGGTGGTTTTCCTGATGATAACTGTGTACGTCTCTCCAACATGTGGATCATGTACTGTGGTGTAACTAGTGGACAGTGTAATAGTTTACATCATCATATAGCAACATGCAGAGAACCCAACCTTCCTGTTTTGTTAGTTCATAAAGGTTTTCTAGTATCAGGTAAGCATGATGCTAATAGTTATAAAGTTGACACAAAAATGACATCAAAAAACAATATTGTTTCAAATGAGCAAGGGTCATCCTCCAACCAGGTTGGATATGCCAGTGTAGCTGTTTCACAAAACATCTTAGAAGATCCTTATAAGATTCTCTACTTGTACCAATGTTTCCAAGAGGCCCAAGATGACTATGTATGTGGAGCATTGGCTAATTCTTTCTGCAATGGTAAGGTTAACATCAGTGGCTATGTACTCACATTCCAGTTAGTGGGCCTAGGATTTTTCCTATCACATTCACCCGGAAAATGGAAAGAACTACGTTTGTGTGACAGTAATATTGGAGATTATGGCATCCAAATACTACACCATTACCTTTGTGGAGATCAAACAAGGAAGCAAGAAATAAAAATGATAGATCTTACCAATAATAACCTTACCATGGTATCATCACCTCTCATTGGAGACATTATCAGTCAACTTCAGCCACACACAATAGTCTTAGATGGCAACAAATTGCACAACATGAGGGATATCTCTACTGCAATAGTCAGTACAATCACAGTCAAAGTATTGAACATGTCTCACACTCATCTTACTTCACAAGATGCATCAGCAATCCGAGATATGATGAGCTGTTTGGTAGAACTGGATATCAGTGATAACAAACTTGATGATGCTGCTGCTGTAATTCTCTCAGAAGGAATTAAAGAATCCAACACACTGCGATCATTTTTAATCCATCAAAATGAAATTGGTGCTTTAGGAGCCAAAGCTATTGCAGACAAGTTGACACACAACACCTCACTGGAGGTACTAAACTTGAACAGCAATAATATATACAACAGTGGAGCCACAGCATTTGCTGCCTCTATTGCTATCAACAAAACAATCACAAAACTTTACATTAATTTCAGTAGAATTAGAAATGCTGGGGCAATAGCATTATCTACCAGTTTAGTCAAAAACACTTCATTGGAAGTACTTTGCATAAAAGGTAATTATATTAGTGATAGCGGAGCCTCAGCATTTGCTAAAGTTATTGCCACTAACAAAGTACTAAAGATACTAGAcattagtcagaataaaatccGAGCCACTGGAGCTATTGTATTTGCAAAGAGTTTAACACAGAATATTTCATTGGAAAGGCTTTACATTAGTAATAATGGTATAAGTCAAGAAGGTGCCACTGCAATTGCTGAAGCCATTACCAACAATGCTACATTGAAGGAACTGGAATTGTGCAGTGATCATACAATAGACGAAGAATCGTATATGAAATTATTGAAGAGCCTACACTGCAATAATTCTATTTATAAACTAAAATTATTTGATCTTTTACAAAATTGTGATAGTGCCAAGAGAGAACTTGAAATGATCAACAGCAAAAGGAGGAAAATTAATGTAAAAGAGTTGGAATGTCCATTACCTGACACTTATTCATTACTTTTTGGTGAATACATGCATACATCACCTTGTCAGTAA
- the LOC136252009 gene encoding protein NLRC3-like isoform X2 gives MKINTKVVDWLSEFMKVQYCSMRLKKRGEEQDSWPPVKTKSYTTLALMYQKDLQTSEETTQTIFLRTKGDISDIPKKANSQQFTDIVQLFDCQSGSVPNCILIEGHPGIGKTTLVKEICIEWAEGKLLTSDKLVFLLLLRDPNVQRIKNIQQLIKHFVQSTSKVMQLHSYLEDTNGADVTLIIDGFDELNSKLRTESFFKQLLEKKVLPKTKIVVTSRPIASACLHSIIDRRVEILGFDQTSRKQYVNEALQDSPSKLEKLQIHFQQYPNIDAICYIPLLMSIIVFLCMCQPEDLPPTACKMYQSFVLHTICHYLKRTKRITEDEHTNEVEQLPQPVQQTLQHLGKLAFDSLLEDKIVFAMDEVPDMCEEDPTCYGLLQCVRFYCPGEIGTMTKSFNFLHLGIQEYFAATYVATLPESEVLALLKDSFLTTTSVGGFPDDNCVRLSNMWIMYCGVTSGQCNSLHHHIATCREPNLPVLLVHKGFLVSGKHDANSYKVDTKMTSKNNIVSNEQGSSSNQVGYASVAVSQNILEDPYKILYLYQCFQEAQDDYVCGALANSFCNGKVNISGYVLTFQLVGLGFFLSHSPGKWKELRLCDSNIGDYGIQILHHYLCGDQTRKQEIKMIDLTNNNLTMVSSPLIGDIISQLQPHTIVLDGNKLHNMRDISTAIVSTITVKVLNMSHTHLTSQDASAIRDMMSCLVELDISDNKLDDAAAVILSEGIKESNTLRSFLIHQNEIGALGAKAIADKLTHNTSLEVLNLNSNNIYNSGATAFAASIAINKTITKLYINFSRIRNAGAIALSTSLVKNTSLEVLCIKGNYISDSGASAFAKVIATNKVLKILDISQNKIRATGAIVFAKSLTQNISLERLYISNNGISQEGATAIAEAITNNATLKELELCSDHTIDEESYMKLLKSLHCNNSIYKLKLFDLLQNCDSAKRELEMINSKRRKINVKELECPLPDTYSLLFGEYMHTSPCQ, from the exons ATGAAGATTAATACTAAAG TGGTTGATTGGCTGAGTGAATTTATGAAGGTACAATACTGCAGTATGAGACTTAAGAAACGTGGAGAAGAGCAAGACTCCTGGCCACCTGTTAAAACGAAGTCTTACACTACATTGGCTCTCATGTATCAGAAAGATTTACAAACAAGTGAAGAAACAACACAAACCATTTTCTTGCGTACAAAAGGAGACATTTCGGATATACCTAAAAAGGCTAATTCCCAACAGTTTACTGACATTGTACAATTGTTCGACTGTCAATCTGGTAGTGTTCCTAATTGTATCCTCATCGAGGGTCATCCTGGAATAGGAAAAACAACTCTTGTTAAAGAGATCTGCATTGAATGGGCTGAAGGAAAACTGCTTACCTCTGACAAACTGGTATTCCTCCTGTTGTTGAGAGATCCTAATGTACAGAGAATAAAAAACATACAGCAACTTATAAAGCATTTCGTACAGTCCACCAGTAAGGTAATGCAACTACACAGTTATTTAGAAGACACTAATGGAGCTGATGTTACCTTGATCATTGATGGTTTTGATGAACTGAACAGCAAATTACGCACAGAATCATTCTTTAAACAACTACTTGAAAAGAAAGTATTGCCCAAAACTAAGATAGTAGTGACATCACGACCTATTGCTTCTGCTTGTCTTCATAGTATCATAGACAGAAGGGTTGAAATTCTTGGGTTTGACCAAACTAGCAGAAAGCAATATGTAAATGAAGCCTTACAGGATTCTCCTTCAAAGCTAGAGAAGTTACAGATACACTTTCAACAATATCCAAACATCGATGCAATTTGCTATATTCCTTTATTAATGTCCATCATTGTGTTTCTTTGTATGTGTCAACCAGAGGACCTGCCACCAACGGCTTGTAAAATGTATCAAAGTTTTGTATTACACACAATTTGTCATTACCTTAAAAGAACAAAGAGGATTACTGAAGATGAACACACCAATGAAGTGGAACAATTACCACAGCCGGTCCAGCAAACACTACAACACCTGGGGAAACTTGCATTTGATAGTCTTCTAGAGGATAAAATTGTGTTTGCAATGGATGAAGTACCTGACATGTGCGAGGAGGATCCTACTTGTTATGGACTATTACAATGTGTTCGATTTTATTGTCCAGGTGAAATTGGCACTATGACAAAATCATTTAATTTTCTTCACCTAGGAATACAAGAATATTTTGCTGCCACATATGTAGCAACTTTACCAGAAAGTGAGGTGCTTGCTCTCCTGAAAGATTCATTCCTTACTACCACATCTGTAGGTGGTTTTCCTGATGATAACTGTGTACGTCTCTCCAACATGTGGATCATGTACTGTGGTGTAACTAGTGGACAGTGTAATAGTTTACATCATCATATAGCAACATGCAGAGAACCCAACCTTCCTGTTTTGTTAGTTCATAAAGGTTTTCTAGTATCAGGTAAGCATGATGCTAATAGTTATAAAGTTGACACAAAAATGACATCAAAAAACAATATTGTTTCAAATGAGCAAGGGTCATCCTCCAACCAGGTTGGATATGCCAGTGTAGCTGTTTCACAAAACATCTTAGAAGATCCTTATAAGATTCTCTACTTGTACCAATGTTTCCAAGAGGCCCAAGATGACTATGTATGTGGAGCATTGGCTAATTCTTTCTGCAATGGTAAGGTTAACATCAGTGGCTATGTACTCACATTCCAGTTAGTGGGCCTAGGATTTTTCCTATCACATTCACCCGGAAAATGGAAAGAACTACGTTTGTGTGACAGTAATATTGGAGATTATGGCATCCAAATACTACACCATTACCTTTGTGGAGATCAAACAAGGAAGCAAGAAATAAAAATGATAGATCTTACCAATAATAACCTTACCATGGTATCATCACCTCTCATTGGAGACATTATCAGTCAACTTCAGCCACACACAATAGTCTTAGATGGCAACAAATTGCACAACATGAGGGATATCTCTACTGCAATAGTCAGTACAATCACAGTCAAAGTATTGAACATGTCTCACACTCATCTTACTTCACAAGATGCATCAGCAATCCGAGATATGATGAGCTGTTTGGTAGAACTGGATATCAGTGATAACAAACTTGATGATGCTGCTGCTGTAATTCTCTCAGAAGGAATTAAAGAATCCAACACACTGCGATCATTTTTAATCCATCAAAATGAAATTGGTGCTTTAGGAGCCAAAGCTATTGCAGACAAGTTGACACACAACACCTCACTGGAGGTACTAAACTTGAACAGCAATAATATATACAACAGTGGAGCCACAGCATTTGCTGCCTCTATTGCTATCAACAAAACAATCACAAAACTTTACATTAATTTCAGTAGAATTAGAAATGCTGGGGCAATAGCATTATCTACCAGTTTAGTCAAAAACACTTCATTGGAAGTACTTTGCATAAAAGGTAATTATATTAGTGATAGCGGAGCCTCAGCATTTGCTAAAGTTATTGCCACTAACAAAGTACTAAAGATACTAGAcattagtcagaataaaatccGAGCCACTGGAGCTATTGTATTTGCAAAGAGTTTAACACAGAATATTTCATTGGAAAGGCTTTACATTAGTAATAATGGTATAAGTCAAGAAGGTGCCACTGCAATTGCTGAAGCCATTACCAACAATGCTACATTGAAGGAACTGGAATTGTGCAGTGATCATACAATAGACGAAGAATCGTATATGAAATTATTGAAGAGCCTACACTGCAATAATTCTATTTATAAACTAAAATTATTTGATCTTTTACAAAATTGTGATAGTGCCAAGAGAGAACTTGAAATGATCAACAGCAAAAGGAGGAAAATTAATGTAAAAGAGTTGGAATGTCCATTACCTGACACTTATTCATTACTTTTTGGTGAATACATGCATACATCACCTTGTCAGTAA